One Vanrija pseudolonga chromosome 5, complete sequence genomic window, ACAACCACCAGTgaccgcccaccgcccatcGCTGCGCCATGCTGCTGTCTCCCGACagcccgaggcgcgcacCCGGCGTATGCGCGATGCGCGGCTCGTGCGGCCGCGCGAGCATGtttggcgccgagctgccgtgCCCTGATTCCGGGCCAGCAGATGCGGTGAGTCAAGGCAAGGCCTCCGCGCCTTCTCTCTCCCGTGGCCCACTGACGCCGCTGCtaggtcgacgacgagataCTCCCCCTCCTTGAGGCGACCTGCGGACCGACATGGACGCCGCCATCACACGTATGCTGTACCGCCGACCAGGTACGCACACTCTCCGCCCAGCTGCAGCAAGCGGCGCCCCTTATCGCCGCGTGCCCGGCGTGCGTGAACAACTTCCGCGCGTTCTACTGCGACTTTACGTGCTCGCCGGATCAGAGCACGTTCATGACGGTCACATCGACGCAGAAGACCACCGACGGCAGGGAAGCAGTCAAGAGCGTCGCTTATGCCGTCAGCGACGACTTCGCGACGGGCTTCTACGACTCGTGCAAGGCCGTCCAGTTCGGCGCGACCAACGGCTTCGCGATGGACCTCATCGGCGGGGGAGCGACCAATGCGTCCGCGTTTCTGAAGTACATGGGCGACGTCCGGCCTGGCCTTGGAAGCCCGTTCCAGATCGACTTTCCCTACGGGACCAACTACTCGCGCGAGGTGCTGTGGtgcggcgacagcggcatcgactcgcgctgcgcgtgcgctGACTGTCCCGACGTGTGTGCTGCGCTGCCCCACCTCCCGCCACCCGGCGGGCCGGGTtgccgcgtcggcgcagtGTCGTGCATCACCTTCTCCCTGCTCATGGTGTACTCGACCGCAATCCTCGCCGGGTTGCTGTATTACTCGTTCCGGACGGCCctgcgccaccgccagcggcggtacgagcgcgtcgcgctcgtcgacccgcCCATGTCGCCCACTGTTGCCGGGCTCGATGGGCTCGTTGGCCGCGGCTCTGGCGACCGGGACGACGCGGATTCCGGGCCGTCGGGCTCGGTGCATTTCCggctggggcgcggcgcaTCGCTGCTTGACCCGATGGAGCACCTCCAGCCCAAGCAGAACCAGATCAACGCCGTCCTCAGACGCTTCTTCtaccgcctcggcctggtatgcgcgcgccgccccctcgaGACGTTTGGcatcgcggccgtcgtgatCGCCACGCTGAACATTGGTTGGAACTTCTTCCAGGTGGAAACGGACCCTGTGAGACTGTGggtctcgccgtcgagcgaggcggcacACCAGAAGGCCTTCTTCGACGACAACTTTGGTCCGTTCTACCGCACCGAGCAAGTGATCATTACGCgggcggacggcggcgacgtcctGTCATACGACACACTCGACTGGTGGCTCAAGAGGGAAGGCGAGATCAATGCGCTGGCCTCAAAGAGTGGGATCAGCTATGAGGACGTCTGCTTTGCGCCATCAGGCCGCGGCACACCCTGCGTGCTTCAGTCGCTGTCGGCgtggctcggcgacgacatgACACAGTGGGGCGACCAGTGGCGGCAGCGTATCGACGAGTGTGCGCGCCGGCCCGGCGAGTGCCTCCCAGAGTTTGGCCAGCCCATCGAGCCCAAGatggtgctcggcggcgtcgaggacggctACCTGAACGCCAAGGCGATTTTCGCGCGCTACGTAGTGGTCaactacgacgacgagcgcgtcgctcCCGCCGAGGAGTGGGAGCGTACCCTCGAAGCGTACTTCGCCACCCTCTCCCACGACGGGCTCAAGATCTCGTACTCGACGGAAGTgagcctcggcgaggagctcaacAAGAGCACCAACACGGACGTCAAGATCGTCGTCCTCTCCTACCTTGTCATGTTCCTGTATGTCTCACTCACGCTCGGCGGGAGCCTGCCCCCGCATCTCGTCTCCAGCACCGCCCGCACAGTGTGGTACAAGATCAAGCAGGCCGCGCACTCACTCGGCCTGCTCAAGACTGCCCCGACAGAGCCCATCGGCGCGGTGCCACTTTCGCTCCTCCCAACCACTCTCCTCGTCCAGTCCAAATTCTCCCTCGGGCTGTTCGGCATCGCCATCGTGCTCATCGCCGTcacgtcgtcggtcggcctgttctccctcctcggcgtccgcgtGACGCTCATCATCGCCGAGGTCATCCCGttcctcgtgctcgctgtTGGCGTCGACAACGTGTTCATCCTCGTacacgagctcgagcgtcaGAACGCACTCTACGGCCCtactggcgcgccgccgccggcgtcaacAGACGATGAAGACGATGACCTtcttgacgacgagctcaaccagcgcgagcgctcCATCCTCCCTGCTGaagagcgcgtcgcgcgcgccgtagCCCGCATGGGCCCGTCCATCCTCCTGTCCTCGACcaccgaggtcgtcgccttcgccctcggcgcgttcGTTCCCATGCCCGCCGTGCGCAACTTTGCAATCTATGCCGCGGGcagcgtcttcctcggcgcagTGATGCAGGTCACCGTCTTCGTTAGCGCCATGGTCATCGACCTGCGCCGATCCCAGGCCATGCGGATGGACTGCCTCCCCTGCATCCGCTTGCGGCAGCCTGTTGGGCTGTACGACGAGCCTCAGCCGGCGTCCGAGGGTGTGGTCACGCGCTTCATTCGCCGCGTGTACGCGCCCTTGCTGCTCAAGAGCGAGGTCAAGCAGCTCGTTCTTGCCGCCTTTGGTGGGCtgttcctcgtcgccgtggtcGGCATTCAACGCATCACTCTCGGACTGGACCAGCGCCTCGCTCTCCCGTCCGACTCGTACCTCGTGCCATACTTCAACGACTTGGACAAGTACAACGACGTCGGCCCGCCGGTCTACTTTGTCGTCAAGGATGGTAACCCGGCAAACCGCACCGGGCAGCAGGAGCTCTGCGAGCGGTTCACGACGTGCGCTGACCTCTCGGTCGCCAACACAatcgaggcggagcgcaagcgccCCGACGTCTCGTTCATCGCCAACCCGCCGGCATCGTGGATCGACGACTTCTTGCAGTGGACCAACCCGGCGTTCGACTCCTGCTGCCGCGTCCGCAGGCGCGACCCGAGCATTttctgccgcccccgcgacTCGGACCGTCTCTGCCGCCCGTGCTTCGAAGACGAGGAGTGGGACAGCACGATGAACGGCCTGCCACAGGGTGCAAACTTCACACGCTACCTCAACCAGTGGCTGTTGTCGCCTGCCGACGACTCGTGTCCCCTCGGAGGACTGCAGGGATACTCTACCGCTATCGCCCGCTCAGTGGACGAGTCTCACGTCACAGCATCGCACTTCCGCACCTTCCACACACCACTGCGCCAGCAGTCTGACTTtatcgccgcgctcgccgctgcacgccgcaTCGCCGCAGACATTGTCCGCCGCACAGGCCTGGACGTGTACCCCTACTCGCTCTTTTACGTCTACTTCGACCAGTATTCGTACATCCGGGGCATGACAGCGCAGATCCTGACTGTCGGCCTGGCAGCCGTGCTGGTCATCACgagcctgctcctcggctcGTGGATGACCGGTGGCACCGTGACATTCACGTGCGCGCTGGCGGTTATCAACGTCATGGGGGTCATGGGTTTCTGGGGCGTGTCGCTCAATGCCATCTCgctcgtcaacctcgtcaTTTCTCTCGGCATCGCCGTCGAGTTCTGCTCCCACATCGCCAGGGCATTCATGGGCGCCGGCACTGGGCTACTGTACGACAAACTCGAGGGccgcaaggagcgcgacgagcgggtaTGGACCGCGCTGGTAGACGTCGGGCCCTCCGTCTTCTCAGGCATCACACTCACCAAGCTCATCGGCATCTcggtcctcgcgctcacgcgctcgcgcctcCTCGAGATCTACTACTTCCGCATGTGGCTCTCGCTCATTGTCTCGGGCGCATTgcacggcctcgtcctcctgccTGTCCTGCTCAGCTTtaccggcggcgcgggctaCTCGCTCGAAGATACCGACGAGGACTGGGTCACGAGCCAGATGCGCCGGCCCATGGACTATGAGTATGCGCCGTTTGCCAACGACGACTCGATGATGGATTAGAATGCGTAGAGAGGGAtacgccccgcccgcccatcATTAGCATTTCTGTATTGCATTGTAACTGTACAAGATGAATGCTGCATGCAAGGTCTAGTTGTCTAGGATTAGTGCTTggcgaggcgcagcgcacggcggaggaggacgtggCGCTTCTGTAGCTGCTGTCGTGCGACCCACGCCGCGTCGATCGGGCTCCCGCGGGCGCTGCCAATGGCAGCCGacacctccttctcgagctgcgccgtgGAGGTAGCACCGGGCGACTTGAGGGCAGGGAGCGCGGCCACAACCTTTGAGGCAtgggccgccgcgtccatcGAGTTGCGGAACATGTTGGGCGGCTCttcgaggaagaggacgtcGAGGGTCGGTGCGGCGggagcgagggcggcgagttcAGTCCCTGCGCGAGTGGTGAGCGAGCGTCTTTCTTTAAGTTGCCAACACCACTTACGTGTCTGGCTGGCGTCTGCCACTGTGGCCCAAAGCCAGGCATCCCACACtgcgcgctccgcctccgtCGTCTGCAGTCGCTGGCCGAGCCAGTCCCACCACaacgcgacggcgtggctgAGCACCACGGGTCTGCGGAGGCGAagaccgagctcgacgatctcggcggcgtcgcggcggatgtcctggtcgtcgtcttcgagCAAACGTACAAGTGTACGGTGCAGAGACGCGAGGGTGGCTGCTGTGGCCGTGGGCGTTGCGGAGAAGAGTAGCGGTCCAAGGTGAGCCATACAACGGAGAGCGGACGTGCGGCACGGCTCGGACTGAGGTGTCAGTTGATGCTCATGACATCTCGCGCAACTGCTCACCCTGTTCTCGTCGGATGTCTTGTCAAGGATAGTtgcgaggacgtcgaggttagccgagtcggcgccagcggcgatcGCACGTCCAAGTGCTGGCAGCGCAGCCTCGCGAAGTGGCACACATCGCGTCGTCTTAACCACCTTGAGAATGGCGCCTGCGAGCGGGGCGATGCCTGCGTCCGCCTCGGGCGTGGCTGCCCAGGAAGAGAGCACATCAAACGCCTTGGTGCGCACAGTGTTGCTGTTCTCCAGGGCACTGAGCTTGATCACTGCCGAGAGGATCTCGGGTGTCTGAAGGGCCAGCGAATTCTCAACTTTGTCAAGGGCAGCGAGCTGGGCATCCTCGGGAATCTGGGGCGCGAGTAGCGCCACAACATCCCGCGCGACGATTGGCTGGATGAGCACACAGGCTGCCGCAGACTGGTAGAGGAGGTCCAGTCCGGGCCGGTACGGCTCTGGCGTCTGGAGGATGTTGAGCGCGATACGCTTGGCACCGGGCACAAGGACTGGGTtggacggcgtcgtcgcatTGGCGTAGGCGATCACGCAGTCCAAGATCGCCTTGGGGATGACCGCCGTGCTGGAATCACCCCAGACTTGCAAGCCATCCCGGAGGCGCAGCTCAAGGATCCGCTTGTCGGCTgccacgacgtcgtcccAGTAGATGACGTCGGAGATGAGGCGGCAGAGGAACAGGAGGCGACCGTGGAGGGTGTTGAAGTCTTTCGAGTCGTGGCTCACCCGTGTAGCAGTGACCTTGGcccgctcgagcgcctggcTGGAGGATAGCAGCGAGGATAGCGCCTGCGATGCGACATCACGGATCTGCCACTCCACGGAACCAAGGTatggctcgacgacggggaaCAGGGAGTCAGCCGTGTGAGCGCCTTCCGGCGACCAGCGAAGGGATCGGACAATGATCAGAATGGGGAACAGTGGCGAGTGCTGGGTAAGAGTTGCTGGCCcctccttgcgcgcgcggcgcaggtaGTCGGCCACATAGGGGATCATCTCTGGGTACCGCCCGTcccaggcggcgagggtctGGCGTCCAGCAAGGGCATTGCGAGTGCCAAACACCTCCTGATAGCGTGCAGTGGCGAGGGATCGGTGTGCCAGGGTAGAGAACAGGATCAGGCCGACGTTGCGAACGTTCCAGCTGGGACTGGTTAGCGAGCAGAGCAAGGAAACCAGACCTACTTTGACGACTCGAAAGCCCTCAGGGCGACCAAGAGCGTGCGCTCAAGGTAACGAGACAAGAACCTAGTCTGCTTTCCATCGAGGAGAACAATCTTGAGCGTGTTCATGGCGTGGACCTTGGTCTCgtccttggtctcggggCCGAGCTTCGCCATGTCCACCAAACGCTGGATCGAAgtgtcgaggagggcctcgtcggccgagacgagcgcgaggaacgAGTACGGCAGAGCAGCAGAACGACGCAGGGTCGATAGCTGGCCCAACGCGACCGTgtccagctcctcctcaacccaTGACTCTACAAGCCCAGCGAGCTCCTTGCGAGGCTTGACTGCCTCCaccacgagcgcgagagAGGGTGCAATGCGCGAGAATGTACCGCGGTGGCGGATCTCGTGAAGCCAGACGAGGAACGTGCGGCCAGCCTTGTTGATGTCATCGCGGATCCAGATTGTCTGCGTTGCAGACGCGTTGAGTGGAACGGCAATGAGGGCAGCAAGAAGTTCGCTGAAGTGTCAGTTGAAGCGCAAAAGTGATCAACTCACGCCGCCTCCTTTGTCGCACGCCAACTGCCTGAGAGCAGGTTGGTGTGATCCAAGTCGTCTCCAGCTTCCGCCTCGTCATCACCGAGCACGTCGTACGCGCGGGCAATTTCATGGGCAGCCGTCTCCTTGCCGTTCTCGGGATCTGTTGAGGGGCCAAGGGAGATGACCTTCCGGGTGACAGACCACACACGGTCAACGAGTGCGACCAGGCGGTGAAGGACGGGGCTCCAGGCCACCTGCGCCTCTGGGGTCCGGAGATCCAGGCATCGAACCATCTCGGTGAGAGCGCTCAGAGGGCCGTGGAGTGGGTACTCCACAATGCCGGTGGCAAAGTTCTCCTCCGACTTCTTCacgtgctgctcgagcacatTCACAAGGTTGTCGATGAAACTGGCAGCCACCTCGGGGCCGGCTGGCAGAACGACCTTTGTGAAGATAATTGTGAGCGCTGAACGCCCGGCCTCCGCCTGGGTTCGGCGGGGGTGATtgatcgaggaggacgccgaagCGAGGAGCTCCTGAGTGGCGGGTGTAGACAGCGTCTCGTAGCCTGCGAGTGGGAGCGGTGCTCTTCCAATGCTGCGTGTGTCAGCTGAGACATCGGTGTGGGGTGGACAGCTCACATTGATCGCGCTTGTCCTCGGATCTCGGCGAATTCATTCGCCTGGCAAGCGATGAGGAGGGTGACACGCTTGGGAGTGTAAACGTCCGCCAAGACACTCGGAACATCGCTGAACACGTCAAGGTACCGCGTGAGTGTCTTGAGCGCGAAGATGCCCCGGAGCGCAGGGTGCGACTGGCTGGCCTCGAGCGACGGGGTGAGGTGGTCGTTCACAAACCAGTGGTGGAAGTCGGCGGCCACAGCCAGGCGCTtctcagccttggccttAATCTCGGGGGTCTTCCCGCGAGAGACGTCCCGGCGGGCGGCGTTCTCCAGCTCCTTGAGGTGCATGAGGAAGGCGTAGATAGCCGAAGCCATGTCCGTGCGGCCCCTGTCGCGTCAGCCTCAGTTCTGGGAGGGCGCAGCTGAACTCACTCTGCATGAGGAATCATGGTGTTCCACCTGAAAgcctccttgaccttctccataacctcgggctcgagcacATCCTTGCTcctggcgacgagctcgaacgCCATGATGCGAATCTTGTTGTCTTCGTGGACGATCGCCTCGTGCAGCCTTTCCGAAGGCACGCCGCTCAGAGGGATGATACCGCTCGAGACACCGAGTGAGGCTGTTGTGATCCATGAAGCGAACAGGTCGGGCTGGTTAGGCGCGCCGGTGGTGTCGAACATGCTCAGGAGGGTGGAGAATGAGCCACGCTGCGCCTTGAACAGCACGGGAAGGAGGTATCGGCTGAGCACCTGGACTGCTGTGCCATCCTCACCAGAAGAGACGTAGGGCATCAGCGGCTCGAGCATGAAGCGGTCCTTCTCCTCATCTGAGCCCGTTGCGAGCTCTCTCCGCCTGCCGAGAAGCGTGACGATAGCAGAGCAACGGACGTTGGCAGAGTCGCTGACCGTCAGGTCCTcgagaaggcgaggaaggagatGGGTCGGGATGCTCTCCTGAGGGATCGACTCGGCCATAATCGACACCGCGACAATGTTGCccctggcgccgaggccatcgcGGAGGACCTCAGTCCACAGGGGCTGGAGGAGGTGCtgggaggcggaggacgaggcaggTGGAGGCGGAAGAATGGCAGCAaggcgcgtcgcggccgtcaTGGCCTCTGCCGAGCGGAGGGGGTGAGGCTTGACCGTGTTGGACAGCGACTCGAGGAGAAGGGTCGCGAACGGGGCGCGAGGAAGGAGAGTGGGTCCGAGCTTGCTGTAGGTGACTGCGACGGCGTGTGCCGCGTCCGCTGGGTGCTGCGTCACGGCAAGCGCGATCTGGCGGAACAGGACAATGAGATATGCAAGTCTCTCGAGGGCCTCAGCACCGGCGGGCGGCTGGAGGACCCGGTCGATAGcatcggcgaggagggttCTGAGCGAGGTCAGTGGTTGCGATGGGGGTGGAGACGGGACTTGCCCTGCCAACAAGTCGCGAGGTGGTGTCTTGTGGAGGACCTTGCGAGCTACCTCGAGCTCTGACATGGATTTCCTCTCCATCTTGAGCTGCTGTTGTCGCTGCTTGTTCGTGTCGCGGCGAGTTGTTATCAGCAAGACAAGATTTGTTGTTGCACCAGAAGATCACAACTTTGTGCTCGACAGACACTGATCGATCGGCTCGCAAAAAAATGGTTCCGTCCATCACCAACAATCGGCATCTCGACCGAACTGATCCACTTCGACGACatcgagagagagagactCTATTGACTTTCTTTCCACTCCATCGCCTTGCTTGTCTATAGTCTGATCTCGACGTCTATCGACAGCAGGCAACCTAATCACTCGACTCGCATCCGCCATGTCGTCTGTGAAGCATGAAgcaggggaggagggcgagaccTTTGTCCAcaaggtcgccgtcgaggtgagTTAGATGGGTCGCTGTCAACCAGCACATCTAACACACCCAGATGTCGCGCATTATGAACTCGGCCACCCCAAACGAGATCCTTGCTCAGCGAGTGATCGAAATCGCCCGCGGGAACCGAACTGGCACATCCTTCGTCAAGGGTGAGTGACTCCAGCAGCAACTGGCGGCGCATCGCTGACCCGTCTCAGCTGTCTCCCTCTTTGGCTCGTTCCCAGAAGAGGCGATATTGTCTCTGCACACTCGCATTCTCACGCATGAGGCTATGAGGTCCTCGGCGggcctcaaggtcgagggTATGGACCACGAAGACGGCGACgttctcgccgccgacgcgccgcgcaagGGTGGTCTGAGGAAACccggtggcgacggcccCAAGTTTGTGGCCAGGCCGGCGTCCCAAACGTCCCAGTACGGTCTGGATAGGCTCGCTGCTCAGaagcgtgccgaggccgctggaATCAAGTCGGAGCCGCCGAGCAAGCGCGTCAAggttgaggtcgacgaggatgagaaCGGGGTGTCCAAGGCAGGAGGCGTATTCAAGGGTGAGTTTGCAGGTGTGGAGTGCGATGCTGACATGTGTAGTCCCAGCGATCCCTGTCAAGCGCGAGACCGTCCGTGTCAAACCCGATGAGACGCCCAGCCACGGCGGAGGTCTGTCCGACTCTGCTCGGCAGAAGCTGGAGGCGTATCGACGTCAGAGGAACATgccttcgtcgtcgaccaccgcCGACTCGCACGATAAGCGAGAACACCGCGGCATTGACGACTATCAGTCGCGGTTGAACAAAGGCTCCTGGCAGGACAGGGAAAGGCGGCGAGACGATCGGGGATACAGGCGGGACGACCGCGACtacggccggcgcgacgaccgacgtGATGACAGGCAAGACCGATCAAACGGCGACCGTCGGGACAACTGGTCGGACGCACCACGGTCAGCCCGCTcccagcgcgacctcgatGGCGGAAGTGTCCGTGTGCCTAATCGTGGCTGGGACGAGACCCCAAGTCGTGGCCCAGGAGCCGGTGGATGGGGCAAGGGTGGCGACAGCTCTCGGCCAGGCAGGAGTTGGGATGAAACTCCCAGCCGAAGGAGTCGTGGTGCTTCTCccagcaacgacgacggcgagatcctcgtcgacggcaaggagtgggaggaggagcaggtccgcctcgaccgcgacTGGTAcaacattgacgacgagggcatggtcgctggcgacgaggagcacaaCCCA contains:
- the NCR1 gene encoding NPC intracellular cholesterol transporter 1-related protein 1, which translates into the protein MLLSPDSPRRAPGVCAMRGSCGRASMFGAELPCPDSGPADAVDDEILPLLEATCGPTWTPPSHVCCTADQVRTLSAQLQQAAPLIAACPACVNNFRAFYCDFTCSPDQSTFMTVTSTQKTTDGREAVKSVAYAVSDDFATGFYDSCKAVQFGATNGFAMDLIGGGATNASAFLKYMGDVRPGLGSPFQIDFPYGTNYSREVLWCGDSGIDSRCACADCPDVCAALPHLPPPGGPGCRVGAVSCITFSLLMVYSTAILAGLLYYSFRTALRHRQRRYERVALVDPPMSPTVAGLDGLVGRGSGDRDDADSGPSGSVHFRLGRGASLLDPMEHLQPKQNQINAVLRRFFYRLGLVCARRPLETFGIAAVVIATLNIGWNFFQVETDPVRLWVSPSSEAAHQKAFFDDNFGPFYRTEQVIITRADGGDVLSYDTLDWWLKREGEINALASKSGISYEDVCFAPSGRGTPCVLQSLSAWLGDDMTQWGDQWRQRIDECARRPGECLPEFGQPIEPKMVLGGVEDGYLNAKAIFARYVVVNYDDERVAPAEEWERTLEAYFATLSHDGLKISYSTEVSLGEELNKSTNTDVKIVVLSYLVMFLYVSLTLGGSLPPHLVSSTARTVWYKIKQAAHSLGLLKTAPTEPIGAVPLSLLPTTLLVQSKFSLGLFGIAIVLIAVTSSVGLFSLLGVRVTLIIAEVIPFLVLAVGVDNVFILVHELERQNALYGPTGAPPPASTDDEDDDLLDDELNQRERSILPAEERVARAVARMGPSILLSSTTEVVAFALGAFVPMPAVRNFAIYAAGSVFLGAVMQVTVFVSAMVIDLRRSQAMRMDCLPCIRLRQPVGLYDEPQPASEGVVTRFIRRVYAPLLLKSEVKQLVLAAFGGLFLVAVVGIQRITLGLDQRLALPSDSYLVPYFNDLDKYNDVGPPVYFVVKDGNPANRTGQQELCERFTTCADLSVANTIEAERKRPDVSFIANPPASWIDDFLQWTNPAFDSCCRVRRRDPSIFCRPRDSDRLCRPCFEDEEWDSTMNGLPQGANFTRYLNQWLLSPADDSCPLGGLQGYSTAIARSVDESHVTASHFRTFHTPLRQQSDFIAALAAARRIAADIVRRTGLDVYPYSLFYVYFDQYSYIRGMTAQILTVGLAAVLVITSLLLGSWMTGGTVTFTCALAVINVMGVMGFWGVSLNAISLVNLVISLGIAVEFCSHIARAFMGAGTGLLYDKLEGRKERDERVWTALVDVGPSVFSGITLTKLIGISVLALTRSRLLEIYYFRMWLSLIVSGALHGLVLLPVLLSFTGGAGYSLEDTDEDWVTSQMRRPMDYEYAPFANDDSMMD
- the SPCC1494.07 gene encoding putative protein, producing the protein MERKSMSELEVARKVLHKTPPRDLLAGQVPSPPPSQPLTSLRTLLADAIDRVLQPPAGAEALERLAYLIVLFRQIALAVTQHPADAAHAVAVTYSKLGPTLLPRAPFATLLLESLSNTVKPHPLRSAEAMTAATRLAAILPPPPASSSASQHLLQPLWTEVLRDGLGARGNIVAVSIMAESIPQESIPTHLLPRLLEDLTVSDSANVRCSAIVTLLGRRRELATGSDEEKDRFMLEPLMPYVSSGEDGTAVQVLSRYLLPVLFKAQRGSFSTLLSMFDTTGAPNQPDLFASWITTASLGVSSGIIPLSGVPSERLHEAIVHEDNKIRIMAFELVARSKDVLEPEVMEKVKEAFRWNTMIPHAEGRTDMASAIYAFLMHLKELENAARRDVSRGKTPEIKAKAEKRLAVAADFHHWFVNDHLTPSLEASQSHPALRGIFALKTLTRYLDVFSDVPSVLADVYTPKRVTLLIACQANEFAEIRGQARSIIGRAPLPLAGYETLSTPATQELLASASSSINHPRRTQAEAGRSALTIIFTKVVLPAGPEVAASFIDNLVNVLEQHVKKSEENFATGIVEYPLHGPLSALTEMVRCLDLRTPEAQVAWSPVLHRLVALVDRVWSVTRKVISLGPSTDPENGKETAAHEIARAYDVLGDDEAEAGDDLDHTNLLSGSWRATKEAAELLAALIAVPLNASATQTIWIRDDINKAGRTFLVWLHEIRHRGTFSRIAPSLALVVEAVKPRKELAGLVESWVEEELDTVALGQLSTLRRSAALPYSFLALVSADEALLDTSIQRLVDMAKLGPETKDETKVHAMNTLKIVLLDGKQTRFLSRYLERTLLVALRAFESSNWNVRNVGLILFSTLAHRSLATARYQEVFGTRNALAGRQTLAAWDGRYPEMIPYVADYLRRARKEGPATLTQHSPLFPILIIVRSLRWSPEGAHTADSLFPVVEPYLGSVEWQIRDVASQALSSLLSSSQALERAKVTATRVSHDSKDFNTLHGRLLFLCRLISDVIYWDDVVAADKRILELRLRDGLQVWGDSSTAVIPKAILDCVIAYANATTPSNPVLVPGAKRIALNILQTPEPYRPGLDLLYQSAAACVLIQPIVARDVVALLAPQIPEDAQLAALDKVENSLALQTPEILSAVIKLSALENSNTVRTKAFDVLSSWAATPEADAGIAPLAGAILKVVKTTRCVPLREAALPALGRAIAAGADSANLDVLATILDKTSDENRSEPCRTSALRCMAHLGPLLFSATPTATAATLASLHRTLVRLLEDDDQDIRRDAAEIVELGLRLRRPVVLSHAVALWWDWLGQRLQTTEAERAVWDAWLWATVADASQTRTELAALAPAAPTLDVLFLEEPPNMFRNSMDAAAHASKVVAALPALKSPGATSTAQLEKEVSAAIGSARGSPIDAAWVARQQLQKRHVLLRRALRLAKH